Sequence from the Fragaria vesca subsp. vesca linkage group LG4, FraVesHawaii_1.0, whole genome shotgun sequence genome:
AAAATGAAAATAACATCATAGTTCGGGTGATGTTTTGTAATTAATCCTTGATTATTAGTCTCTTATGTTGGTTGAATAAAGTTCTTGTTATTTAGCATTGTACAATACATGCAATTAGCTAATCTATAATGGTGTGTTAGCATTGGCATTTGGTTTGCTTCTTAGGCATGGCATCCCAACCAACATTTCCATTAAAAGAGCAGTCTTTTTAATGAAATTAAGCAATGACTTAAATAAAAAGGAAGCAAGATTGTCTACTTGCTTGTTAGGACCAGGCTAAAAACCTTGCCCACATTTGCTTGATTCCATTATTTATTTAGTTTCGCTCATGAATGTTTAGGGATCAAAGAAAAAAGATTTGTTCACATCCCTTTTACTCGTAAGGACGGAGGATACATCAATAGTGTTCACTTGGTTAGTAATTGACTAATTGACCAAGAGATATTTATGGTCAGTCACCATTAGATTTACAACCAAGGGTTGAAAACAAAATAACTCAACTTAAAAATAATTCTCTCTATCCTTAGATTTACATCCAACGGTGACTTACCATGAATTTTTGGTCAATTACTGACCAAATGAACACTATTGCTAATCACATAAGCTTAATATATTTAAATTACCTCATTCCTATATAGTTAGCCCATGCAATCTCCTAATGTAAAAAGCAAAAGTCTCCTAAGAAAAACATAATTAAGTCTAAACTATAATATTATGTTTGTTTGTTGGGACTAACTAGGACTGTCCTAAATAAGGAGTTTAGTTTGGTTAGTACCATGTTTGGTGTTACTAGGTACTAAAATAAATAAGTTTACGTAGCACATTGTTTTCATTTTGGCCTCCTTAGATAGTGTTATTGTGGGTACTCAAAATGGTCATCTTTAGATAATACCATTATTTTAAACCACAAACCAAGCAAAACTATTCTAATACCATGCAACACCAAACACCAACACATGGGTTAATATTAGTACAACTTAAGGCAACCCACATGAGTGTAGGACAGTCTTAACAAATAAGGAGTTGTAATGTAATCTTGGGTACCAAACATTAGAGTCTTAATTATATCAAGTTACCAAATCTTTCGATCTCTTATAATATCCACAAAAAAGTCTATCCACAAAAAAGAAAAATGACTCAATACTGTTTCATTTTTATGTTCATTTTAGTTTTCTTTCTTCTCCAATGTAGTGGACCTGTTTAATTCTATTCATGGATTCAACGGTAGCAAGCCGAAAAGATTCAAAACTTAATTTGTGTTCATTTTTTTAAAGAATGTGGATTCTTCAATTGGGAGGTCTAGAAACCCATCATCGTCTCTTTCTACTCCAACTTCAAACGACCGTAATTAGATAGTTAAATTTGGGTCTATTTTGTGTATTTAACATCTATATTTTAATGTGTTACTTGTTTGAAATTCTTATCAAATAAAAGTTTGGTTGTGTAGGGGGATGGTTGTTGTTGTTGCTTTGAGAGCTGCAATGGCGGGGTCGTCAGAGGTTTCCAGGTTTGTGTCGCAGTGCGGCTACTTTGAGTCATCGGACTTTGCGTGCCTGGTCGATCTTTGGTGTGGCGAGGCAAGGAAGAGCTTCAACGTGGTGTGGTGGCTTGGCTTGGCCGCGGGTTTGACTGCAACTTGGCGGCGATGGAGGTAGGTGGTGGTGGGGGTGGAACAGATCATGGATCTCCGTTTGTTGGGCCTTAGGCTAGGCCCATTCTTTGAGGTTGTTTGGCTTCAAGACGGGTTATGCCTTACTTGAGCCTTAACCCTTTCTAGCCTTTTGAGGTCCTAGGGTTTTCTTCCAATGTAGCATTCTAGTCTTTCTACCTTAGTCTAGACATTTGGATGCGAATTACTTCTGTTTAATTCTGGGTGTTTATTAATTGTACACCAATTGAGGCCTCTAGGCAACTAATTTGTACCTGCTATAGGGATTAGATAGGAGTAGTTTAAGGCCATTTGTGGTTAGGCTCATCATTTGAGCGCATTTTACAATGAGGCTACCTGTTACATGTAAGGGTTTGTGCCACGTATGTTTTGGTTTCAAGACATGCAACATTTGATGTAAGCGCCTTCTAGTAGTACTTGAGGTGCCAAACTGTCCTGTTTTATACATGAGGTACCAAATTGTCTAGGTAGCCATACCTCATGTACGATAGAAGGAATTTACGTTAAAATAAAACCATATAAGTGACTGTCGATACCTGACCCTAGTAAGGCATACCAAATAACTCGACAAACATATGGGCAAACTCCCTCTGGAGGTTTTACAGTTAGGAACACCATGTCCCATCACTCTTAGGTCTAAACTATCATATCACAATCTCTTATTATCACACACGTCTAGCATCAGTTTTCTTAATCCAAGCATAAATCAATTATATCATAATATAATAATGAAAACATCCACGAGGCATCGACTATGAGCACACAAAAACAATGCACTTATATATAGACAAAACCACTAATAATGGGAGTTTAGCTCTCCCTACACAGAATTGTCGTTCCTCAACGTATGCTTCAAGCTGTTAAGTTCCGTCTCGGAATTCAAAGTTCCCACGTATGCTAACTTGTTCGAAGTACAACTGTAGATGTAGAAACTTAGAGTATCGATCTCCAATAGCTTCCCCAAAATTTCTCTAAAATGGGGAAGCAAAAGCCAAAATCTCCAAAAAAAATTATGCTTTAATTCCAACAGCTTCTCCATTTTGGAGATTTCGATATTTATTACAACAATAAAAAAATACTACATGATTATTAATAATAACAAAAAAAAATCATATATTTCATTGTAACATAAATTACCCAATAAAATATTCTAGATTTTTGTTCTTATCGTTGGAGCACATGAATAATTAATATTTGGAGAAAGAAGTCTTTGCTACAAATTTGGGGAATGAGAGCATCTCCAATAGTTCATAATTTTCTTGAACTTCTCAATTTTGGGGAATAGAGAGCTGTTTTTAGGTTCAACAGCTTTCCCATCCCATTAATTCCCCAAAATGGGGATGAAGAAGAAATAGAAGCATTCATTCCCTAAATTTGCAGCAAAGCCTTCTTTCCTTAAAATTAAATTCTTCACGTGGTCCAACGAATTCAAGATAACAATAGAATATTTTATTATGTATTTTATTGTTACAATGAAATATATAATGTTTTTTTTGTTATAATTAATAATGATATAATATATTTATTGTTGTATTAAATGCTGAAATCTCTAAAATGGAGAAGCTGTTGGATTTTAAACATATTTTTTTTGAAGATTTTAGCTTTTGCTTCCCCATTTTAGAGAAATTTTAAAGAAAACTGTTGGAGATGCTCTGAGTGCTTCTCTTTCTTTTCCATCCCTATTTTGGAGAATAGGAAGGGAAATCTGTTGGACCACAAAACAACCAAATATTCTCCAAAATTGAGAAAATCAAGAAAATAGGGAAACTGTTGGAGATGCTCTTAGTAACACAACAACGATAACTCAACAACTCGTGCAATTCTGATTTGACTAGGAGTTGACCAAAGGCTAGACCACACTTTCATGGTTTGATCAGGAATGACCACATTAACCAAGTTGACCAAAACCATTCCTTTCATGATACTTTAACTCTTTTAACTCATTTTCGATTATCGGCTTATTACGTAAGCATCGGTAACCCAACTTAAAACTTCCATTTTCCTCGACCATTTTACGTAACATTAAAGTTGTCACATAGGAATTCAACAAATTACTAAAAAATGCACAACTTTGAGATTCATCTTCTATACATTTAACCAAACAAATTGCAAAACTTACACAATTTAACTTCCCATTCAGGAACAACATATAATTTTCGTTCTCATTTCGACTACAAATTCAACAACAAACCAAACCAAAGTCACCGATTTAACTACCAACGCATTATTACTAAACCCATTACTCTAACAATTTCGATCACAAACCGATTTCTAACAACATTCCCTTAACCACAAACAACAACAATAAGCCGAGAAATCCACCATTCGATCAAGTTTGATCAATGTACCCAAAAAGGTTCTTTTACACCCATGAGCCTTCCTTGGGCACTCGAACTGCTCTGCCTTCCACCAATTCCAAAACCCCATATTAGTCACAGACACTACTTCACAACAAACATCAAAACCCAAACCAACTTAGTACCCTACCTCATTTTTAACCCTCGAAAACTCGGCAGCACCCAGCCTTCTCTGCTGCTCAAATGCCCTTCTCCTCGTCCAAAATAGATTACCAACAGGAGTATTTGAGCGCAGCAGACGAAGCAGGCACCTATGCTAAGCTAGGACAATAGCATCTGGTATTGCTTTCTTTCATAAAGATTGTTCCTTTATCTTTTTTGCAAGTTTATGTGGATGGGTTCTTTATTTCTGTATGAACAAGTTCATAAATTTGATGGTTTTAGGGTGGAATTGACTTTCTCAGTTCTGGGTATGCAAAATTTGGTTTCTGGGTTTTCAAATGAACCCTTTTTCTTGTTGACTAAATAGACTCATTGATTTGTTATGCTGAAGTGAATGCATTGTGTTGCTGCCCTAGTGCCCTTTAAATAATTTGTGTTGATTGTAACAAGGTGGAAGGAAGTTAGACTTATTTGTGTTGCCATTTTGCTTGAGATGTCGAAAAGTTTTGATCTTTATAGTGAGAAAACGTGTAGATTGTGATTGGGAATTTGTTACTTCTGTACTAGGTGGTTGGATACGAATACTCTCGGAATTGGGCTGCGTTAAATGAATAGGACCACCAATTTCATCAACAAACCTTCCTTCTCTTTGTGTTTTCGCTACCCTTTTTCATGTTCTGCTACCCAACCTGTTCAGCCTGTGTATGACCTCAGCACCTGCATAGCCTCATTGCAAGCATGTGCTCGCTACAAGAGCCTCCGAAAAGGCAAGCAAATACACGCATATATGCTCACAAATGGCTTCCTTTGCTCCCCTCTATCCATAACCAGCCTTATCAACATGTACTCCAAGTGCAACCAAATGGGTGATGCCGTCTCTACCTTTTACTATAGGTTCCATGATCACAATGTATTTGCTTACAATGCAGTCATTGCTGGGTTCACTGCAAACGGGTTGGCTAGAAATGCATTTGAATTCTATAACAGAATGCGGTTGACATATGTCGTGCCAGATAAGTTTACGTTTCCATGTGTGATCAGAGCTTGTTGTAGCATACGGGAGGTTATGAAAATTCATTCCTTGGTGATTAAACTTGGGTTGGAATTGGATGTATATGTTGGTAGTGCTTTGGTGAATACATACTTGAAATTCCTGTTAGTAAAGGAGGCACAGAAAGTGTTTGAGGAGTTGCCTTCTAGAGATATTGTGCTTTGGAATGCAATGGTTAATGGGTTTGCACAGATTGGACGTTTTGATGAAGCTTTAGTTGTCTTTAGGACAATGGGTGAGGAAGGGGTCATGCCAAGTAGGTTTACGGTAACTGGGGTCCTGTCGATATTCGCCATGATGGGAGATTTTGACCATGGGAGAGCAATTCATGCGATTGCATTGAAAATGGGGTATGATTCACATTTTGAGGTTGCAAATGCTTTGATTGACATGTATGGAAAATGCAAGTTTACAGAAGATGCATTGGATATTTTTGACATGATGATTGAGAAGGATATATATTCTTGGAACTCAATTATAGCAGTGCATGAACAGTGTGGTTATCATGATGAAACTCTCAGGCTGTTCTACAGAATGTTAGGTGCTGGAATTCTACCTGATTTGGTGACCATCACAATAGTTGTTCCAGCTTGCTCTCATCTATCAGCATTGATGCATGGTAGAGAAATTCATGGATATATGATTAAAAATGGGGTAGGCAAGGGGGATGTGAATAAGGAAGATGTCAATGATGTGCTAATGGCCAATGCGATCATGGACATGTACGCAAAATGTGGGAGCATGAGAAATGCTTATATGGTTTTCGATAAGATGAAAAATAAGGATATAGCGTCATGGAACATCATGATCACAGGTTATGGCATGCACGGCAATGCTAACGAGGCATTAGATATGTTCTCTCGCATGTGTGAGACACAGATTGAGGTTGATGAGGTCACATTGGTTGGGGTTCTATCTGCATGCAGCCATGCAGGGTTAGTGAGTGAAGGGCGTGAATTATTGAGACAAATGAGGTCAAAATATGGTGTAATTCCAACCATTGAGCATTATACATGTGTAGTTGACATGCTTGGTCGAGCTGGACATGTAGTGGAGGCATTTGAATTGGTGCAAAACATGCCTATTCAAGCCAATGCTGTGGTGTGGAGGGCATTGTTAGCAGCATGTCGACTTCATAGGAATTCGGACATTGCAAAAGTAGCTGCACAGAAGCTTATGGAAATTGACCCTGGGCACTCTGGTAATTATGTGTTAACGTCCAATATTTTCGTAGATACTGGTCAGTATGAAGAGGTATCAGAAGTTAGACAGACAATGAGGCAACATAATGTCCAGAAGGCACCAGGCTGTAGCTGGACTGAGTTGAAGGATGGCATGCATGCTTTTGTCAATGGTGATAGGTCCCATCCGAAAGCCAACTTTATTTATGCTCAATTGGACTCATTGACTGCTCGACTTCGTGAGCATGGATATGTGCCCCAGCTGTAGAACTTGGTTCCTATTGAACTCAGCATGGTAGTTCTCAAAAAAAAAATTTCCGTTAGCACAATCGACTTTTCAAGAGACATAGGCAATAACTACATTGAAATTGATACTGGAGTTGGCATCTTTCAGTTTGATTAGTGATAGTTAAAGTACGCTATGATTGCAATGGTATTTGTTTTTGGTGATGTGTTGTAAGGTAGATTTCGCATATTGATCTTTCCTTCTTTACTATTTAGTTACTTCTCTTTCTGTTAGATATGAAGTTATATGATTTTTTTTCTTTCTAGATTGTTCCTTGCTCTTTTATGTGTATGGGGTATACAGGTTTGTATTTGTTGCTTACTCTTGAAGGGTTTGTGTTTCTTTTGGGGAATGATTTTGTATTTTACATTATGTAATGGTTAAATTGATATATCTTGATTAACTGATTAATTGCTTGGCCCCCTGTTTTCTTTGGCAATTTCTGGCTCCAAACCTTGTCTGCTTCAGTTTCTCTCCCCTCATCCTTCTCATCTATCAAGGAAGAAAAGGATTTGGATTTCCCAATCATGGCCTGCATTTTCACAATTACTGCGGTACTC
This genomic interval carries:
- the LOC101305259 gene encoding pentatricopeptide repeat-containing protein At3g14730-like, which encodes MNRTTNFINKPSFSLCFRYPFSCSATQPVQPVYDLSTCIASLQACARYKSLRKGKQIHAYMLTNGFLCSPLSITSLINMYSKCNQMGDAVSTFYYRFHDHNVFAYNAVIAGFTANGLARNAFEFYNRMRLTYVVPDKFTFPCVIRACCSIREVMKIHSLVIKLGLELDVYVGSALVNTYLKFLLVKEAQKVFEELPSRDIVLWNAMVNGFAQIGRFDEALVVFRTMGEEGVMPSRFTVTGVLSIFAMMGDFDHGRAIHAIALKMGYDSHFEVANALIDMYGKCKFTEDALDIFDMMIEKDIYSWNSIIAVHEQCGYHDETLRLFYRMLGAGILPDLVTITIVVPACSHLSALMHGREIHGYMIKNGVGKGDVNKEDVNDVLMANAIMDMYAKCGSMRNAYMVFDKMKNKDIASWNIMITGYGMHGNANEALDMFSRMCETQIEVDEVTLVGVLSACSHAGLVSEGRELLRQMRSKYGVIPTIEHYTCVVDMLGRAGHVVEAFELVQNMPIQANAVVWRALLAACRLHRNSDIAKVAAQKLMEIDPGHSGNYVLTSNIFVDTGQYEEVSEVRQTMRQHNVQKAPGCSWTELKDGMHAFVNGDRSHPKANFIYAQLDSLTARLREHGYVPQL